The following proteins come from a genomic window of Yinghuangia sp. ASG 101:
- a CDS encoding nuclear transport factor 2 family protein yields the protein MSTNDLIEIQQLLARYAVTISQGDIEGLIGVFTPDGTYSAFGDTYPLEEFPELVAAAPTGLFMTGTALIDLNGDTATGTQPLCFIDQSTHNMRIGYYKDTYVRTADGWRLRTRAMTFMRRSGAHDSGIPHSYKNSKEAKASQA from the coding sequence ATGTCCACAAACGATCTGATCGAGATTCAGCAGTTGCTCGCCCGCTATGCGGTGACCATCTCCCAGGGCGACATCGAGGGCCTGATCGGGGTCTTCACCCCCGACGGCACCTACAGCGCGTTCGGCGACACCTACCCCCTGGAAGAGTTCCCGGAGTTGGTCGCGGCGGCTCCGACGGGCCTTTTCATGACCGGCACCGCGCTCATCGACCTGAACGGCGACACCGCGACCGGGACGCAGCCGCTGTGTTTCATCGACCAGAGCACGCACAACATGCGCATCGGCTACTACAAGGACACCTACGTGCGCACCGCCGACGGCTGGCGCCTGCGGACGCGGGCCATGACATTCATGCGCCGCAGCGGGGCCCACGACTCCGGCATTCCGCACTCGTACAAGAACTCCAAGGAAGCCAAGGCGTCGCAGGCATGA
- a CDS encoding ABC transporter substrate-binding protein → MRPQRTLAALGAVALLAVGCADRGGSNSESASASQAPASALPADLGDLKGVCHKGDATSSPAQGVTGDEIKVGVFSDVGFTKNQEYLDAAKVFTSWCNDAGGVNGRKLVAEIRDTKMVEVRQRMTEACREDFALVGGSAALDGMGVKDRLSCLLPDFPAQLTNAENDGSDLQAAVQPGGVTYASYAGFYSWLMQEAYPGSAGAVGIINGDSPVTKYLGAEAVEAVQGSGGTMAYNDLYPASGVSDWTPYAQSIKNKNVKGLIFYGQYSQLAKLEQSLTNIGYKLDWVDANNNAYGDDFIGIAGDNVLSTQNNVVDLGGVYPLENAASNPATQQVLDMYAKYAPGAKVTLPAIRAISAWLLFTKSAAGCGDELTRKCVYEAALKETAWTGGGLQAPLDISNRDQAPACYNVEVATPDGWKPADFKPNSGAYRCGAPAVKLTGEYAKPLTLADVGKSMADFK, encoded by the coding sequence GTGAGACCGCAGAGAACCCTCGCCGCCCTGGGGGCGGTCGCTCTGCTGGCGGTCGGCTGTGCCGACCGTGGGGGCTCGAACAGCGAATCGGCTTCCGCATCGCAAGCGCCCGCATCGGCCCTCCCGGCCGATCTCGGCGATCTGAAAGGGGTCTGCCACAAGGGCGACGCGACGAGTTCGCCGGCTCAGGGGGTCACCGGCGACGAGATCAAGGTCGGCGTCTTCTCCGACGTCGGCTTCACGAAGAACCAGGAGTACCTGGACGCCGCGAAGGTGTTCACGTCCTGGTGCAACGACGCGGGGGGCGTCAACGGGCGCAAGCTGGTGGCGGAAATCCGCGACACCAAGATGGTCGAGGTCCGCCAGCGGATGACCGAGGCGTGTCGTGAGGACTTCGCCCTCGTGGGCGGCAGTGCCGCACTCGACGGCATGGGCGTCAAGGACCGGCTGTCGTGCCTGCTGCCGGACTTCCCCGCCCAGCTCACCAACGCCGAGAACGACGGCTCCGATCTCCAGGCGGCCGTCCAGCCCGGCGGCGTCACGTACGCCTCCTACGCCGGCTTCTACTCGTGGCTGATGCAGGAGGCCTACCCCGGCTCGGCCGGTGCGGTCGGCATCATCAACGGCGACTCCCCGGTGACCAAGTACCTGGGCGCCGAAGCCGTGGAAGCCGTGCAGGGCTCCGGCGGCACGATGGCCTACAACGACCTGTACCCCGCCTCGGGTGTCTCCGACTGGACGCCGTACGCCCAGTCGATCAAGAACAAGAACGTCAAGGGCCTGATCTTCTACGGTCAGTACTCCCAGTTGGCGAAGTTGGAGCAATCCCTCACCAACATCGGCTACAAGCTCGACTGGGTCGACGCCAACAACAACGCGTATGGCGACGACTTCATCGGGATCGCCGGCGACAACGTGCTCAGCACCCAGAACAACGTCGTCGACCTGGGCGGTGTCTACCCGCTCGAAAACGCGGCGTCCAACCCCGCGACCCAGCAGGTCTTGGACATGTACGCGAAATACGCACCCGGCGCCAAGGTGACGCTGCCCGCCATCCGTGCGATATCGGCATGGCTGCTGTTCACCAAGTCCGCGGCCGGCTGCGGTGACGAACTCACCCGCAAGTGCGTGTACGAGGCGGCCCTCAAGGAGACCGCCTGGACCGGCGGAGGCCTGCAGGCCCCGCTCGACATCTCCAATCGCGACCAGGCGCCTGCCTGCTACAACGTCGAGGTGGCAACCCCTGATGGATGGAAGCCGGCTGACTTCAAGCCGAACAGCGGTGCGTACCGGTGTGGTGCTCCTGCCGTGAAACTCACCGGAGAGTACGCGAAGCCCCTGACCCTCGCCGATGTCGGCAAGAGCATGGCTGACTTCAAATAA
- a CDS encoding enoyl-CoA hydratase, with product MSHILYEVADKIATITLNRPEVANAQNAELLDQLDAAWTKAADDDEVAVIVLRGEGRHFSSGHDLKSGEKHQGKITLEQIYRAESRRYLEYSLRWRNIPKPSIAAVQGRCIAGGLLLVWPCDLIVASEDALFSDPVVTMGIGGVEYHGHTWELGPRKAKEILFTGRPLTAAEAEKTGMVNKVVPRDELDGSVRELAAHIAGMPPFALRQAKRAVNQTLDVQGFYAAIQSVFDTHQTGHGHALSVGGWPVLVKLDEMKTKVQ from the coding sequence GTGAGCCACATCCTGTACGAGGTCGCCGACAAGATCGCCACGATCACGCTCAACCGTCCCGAGGTCGCCAACGCCCAGAACGCGGAGCTGCTGGACCAGCTCGACGCCGCCTGGACCAAGGCGGCCGACGACGACGAGGTGGCCGTCATCGTCCTGCGCGGTGAGGGCCGGCACTTCTCGTCCGGGCACGACCTGAAGTCCGGCGAGAAGCACCAGGGCAAGATCACCCTGGAGCAGATCTACCGTGCGGAGAGCCGCCGCTACCTGGAGTACTCGCTCCGGTGGCGGAACATCCCCAAGCCGTCGATCGCCGCCGTACAGGGCCGCTGCATCGCCGGGGGGCTGCTGCTGGTCTGGCCGTGCGACCTGATCGTCGCGTCGGAGGACGCGCTGTTCTCCGACCCCGTCGTCACGATGGGCATCGGCGGCGTCGAGTACCACGGCCACACGTGGGAGCTGGGCCCCCGCAAGGCGAAGGAAATCCTCTTCACCGGGCGGCCGTTGACCGCGGCGGAGGCCGAGAAGACCGGCATGGTCAACAAGGTGGTGCCGCGCGACGAACTGGACGGCTCGGTACGCGAGTTGGCCGCGCACATCGCCGGCATGCCGCCCTTCGCGCTGCGCCAGGCCAAGCGCGCGGTCAACCAGACCCTGGACGTCCAGGGCTTCTACGCCGCCATCCAGTCCGTCTTCGACACCCACCAGACCGGCCACGGCCACGCCCTGAGCGTCGGCGGCTGGCCGGTCCTGGTCAAGCTGGACGAGATGAAGACGAAGGTGCAGTAG
- a CDS encoding acyl-CoA dehydrogenase family protein produces the protein MNVEEFRSGLTAWLAENDLTPGPEVTTFDAEVAQLSRVRRALYDAGWMRYGWPAEVTGLGGPAVLRAVLGEEVATRHLAEPGIYSMIEVLAPTMIKYAPPALAAEMVPRLFNGDEHWCQGFSEPGSGSDLASLTTRATRRDDGSWVVSGQKVWTSLAQFAARCVLLTRTSPGHSGITAFFVDMDSPGITVRPLHTMHGVDEFCEVFFDDVVVPADRMLGKPGDGWRLAMDLLPHERSSCFWHRIAYLLAQLDTVLERDPYPDDAAIGSSYLALHTARCRSHSTQRRLGDGHKLGPETSVDKVLLATAEQQLFDTARELLPASVELTDARLSKEFLYSRAATIYGGTAEIQRNIIARRLLDLGKE, from the coding sequence ATGAACGTCGAGGAATTCCGGTCGGGCCTCACGGCATGGCTCGCCGAAAACGATCTGACGCCCGGCCCCGAGGTCACCACGTTCGACGCCGAGGTCGCGCAGCTGTCGCGCGTGCGGCGCGCGCTGTACGACGCCGGGTGGATGCGGTACGGCTGGCCCGCCGAGGTCACCGGCCTCGGCGGCCCCGCGGTGCTGCGCGCGGTGCTCGGCGAGGAGGTGGCCACGCGCCACCTGGCCGAGCCCGGCATCTACTCGATGATCGAGGTCCTCGCCCCGACCATGATCAAGTACGCGCCGCCCGCGCTGGCCGCGGAGATGGTGCCGCGCCTGTTCAACGGCGACGAGCACTGGTGCCAGGGCTTCTCCGAGCCCGGCTCCGGCAGCGACCTCGCCTCGCTGACCACGCGCGCGACCCGGCGCGACGACGGCTCGTGGGTGGTCAGCGGCCAGAAGGTCTGGACCAGCCTGGCCCAGTTCGCGGCCCGCTGCGTGCTGCTGACGCGCACCTCCCCCGGGCACTCCGGGATCACCGCGTTCTTCGTCGACATGGACTCCCCCGGCATCACCGTGAGGCCGCTGCACACGATGCACGGCGTCGACGAGTTCTGCGAGGTCTTCTTCGACGACGTCGTGGTGCCCGCGGACCGCATGCTCGGCAAGCCCGGGGACGGGTGGCGGCTGGCGATGGACCTGCTCCCCCACGAGCGGTCCAGCTGCTTCTGGCACCGCATCGCGTACCTGCTCGCCCAGCTCGACACCGTGCTGGAGCGGGACCCGTACCCGGACGACGCCGCGATCGGCTCGTCCTACCTCGCGCTGCACACCGCGCGCTGCCGGTCGCACTCGACGCAGCGTCGGCTCGGGGACGGGCACAAGCTCGGCCCCGAGACCTCGGTCGACAAGGTCCTGTTGGCCACCGCCGAGCAGCAACTGTTCGACACGGCACGCGAATTGCTCCCCGCCTCGGTCGAACTGACCGACGCGCGGCTGAGCAAGGAGTTCCTGTACTCGCGCGCGGCCACGATCTACGGCGGCACGGCGGAGATCCAGCGCAACATCATCGCGCGCCGCCTGCTCGACCTCGGGAAGGAGTGA
- a CDS encoding acyl-CoA dehydrogenase family protein: MQLSFDADVQAFKAEFEAFVDAHLPAEAETAERSTSSSHVPEWSRRWQRLLFDEGWLLPGNPPEYGGRNASLLQQYVHLEVLAERRIYHSFNPQGVGIIAASLLTFGTEEQKRRWAVPILRAEMTASLGMSEPGAGSDLAGLRTRAVRQGDDFVVNGQKVWTSGAHHADVLLTFVRTDPEAPKHKGISALLIPTDTPGVTRRPFASAATPEDRDFNEVFFEDARVPAENLVGELNKGWTVANGSLGHERTMLWLDFYKYLDRLTRDFEPKSALDKSRYATLAMDAQALHLLGSAALARAARGEEDIPGMSVLKLFGSEAVQAASDAALVAAGPEGLEHPGRTAPYSHMDMEAFTSGWFERYIRSFAGTIAGGTSEIQRNIVAERVLGLPRS, translated from the coding sequence GTGCAACTGTCCTTTGACGCGGACGTCCAGGCCTTCAAAGCGGAGTTCGAGGCGTTCGTCGACGCCCACCTGCCGGCCGAGGCCGAGACCGCCGAGCGCTCCACGTCCAGCTCGCACGTCCCCGAGTGGTCCCGCCGCTGGCAGCGGCTGCTGTTCGACGAAGGCTGGCTGCTGCCCGGCAACCCGCCCGAGTACGGCGGGCGCAACGCCAGTCTGCTCCAGCAGTACGTGCACCTGGAGGTGCTGGCCGAGCGCCGCATCTACCACTCGTTCAACCCGCAGGGTGTGGGCATCATCGCCGCGTCCCTGCTGACCTTCGGCACCGAGGAGCAGAAGCGCCGCTGGGCGGTGCCGATCCTGCGCGCCGAGATGACCGCGTCCCTCGGCATGAGCGAGCCGGGCGCGGGCTCCGACCTGGCCGGCCTGCGCACCCGCGCGGTACGGCAGGGCGACGACTTCGTCGTCAACGGGCAGAAGGTCTGGACCTCGGGCGCGCACCACGCCGACGTGCTGCTCACGTTCGTGCGCACCGACCCCGAGGCCCCCAAGCACAAGGGCATCAGCGCGCTGCTCATCCCGACCGACACCCCCGGGGTGACGCGGCGCCCGTTCGCCTCGGCGGCGACCCCCGAGGACCGCGACTTCAACGAGGTGTTCTTCGAGGACGCCCGCGTCCCCGCGGAGAACCTCGTCGGCGAGCTGAACAAGGGCTGGACGGTGGCCAACGGCTCGCTCGGCCACGAACGCACCATGCTGTGGCTGGACTTCTACAAGTACCTGGACCGCCTCACGCGCGACTTCGAGCCCAAGTCGGCGCTCGACAAGAGCCGGTACGCCACCCTCGCGATGGACGCGCAGGCACTCCACCTGCTTGGCTCCGCGGCCCTCGCCCGTGCGGCGCGCGGCGAGGAGGACATCCCGGGCATGTCGGTGCTGAAGCTGTTCGGCTCCGAGGCCGTGCAGGCGGCGAGCGACGCGGCACTGGTCGCGGCCGGACCCGAGGGCCTTGAGCACCCCGGCCGGACAGCGCCGTATTCTCACATGGACATGGAGGCCTTCACCTCCGGTTGGTTCGAACGGTACATCCGGAGCTTCGCCGGGACGATCGCGGGCGGAACCTCCGAAATCCAGCGCAACATCGTCGCCGAGCGCGTACTCGGCCTGCCGCGGAGCTGA
- a CDS encoding acyl-CoA dehydrogenase family protein yields the protein MDLKEQELLAETLRKAMTSATGRELDAALVELGWPDMLAEIPDIAVPIVFRLLGETGVHAPLVNDVVLAAAGQPVGGTPALPYAGGSWVVWDRDGEATGILDAEVPLRKVADGEPLSAAQLAAGRRALGWWLVGTGRTMLTLARSHVVDRVQFGRALASFQAVRHRLAETLVALEGAEATLHAADTEFGALLAKAAAGQAALTAARHCGQVLGGIGFTSEHDFHRHLKRAYLLDGLLGSSKELTREAGAHIRAERKAPRLMHL from the coding sequence ATGGACCTGAAGGAACAGGAACTCCTCGCCGAGACACTGCGCAAGGCCATGACCTCGGCGACGGGCCGGGAGCTGGACGCGGCGCTGGTCGAGCTGGGCTGGCCGGACATGCTGGCCGAGATCCCCGACATCGCCGTCCCGATCGTCTTCCGGCTGCTCGGCGAGACGGGCGTGCACGCGCCGCTGGTCAACGACGTGGTGCTCGCGGCGGCCGGGCAACCGGTGGGCGGCACCCCAGCGCTGCCGTACGCCGGCGGCTCGTGGGTCGTGTGGGACCGTGACGGTGAGGCGACCGGCATCCTGGACGCCGAGGTGCCGCTGCGCAAGGTCGCCGACGGCGAACCGCTGTCGGCGGCGCAACTGGCCGCCGGGCGGCGGGCGCTCGGCTGGTGGCTGGTCGGGACCGGCCGCACGATGCTCACGCTCGCCCGGTCGCACGTCGTCGACCGCGTGCAGTTCGGCCGCGCGCTGGCGTCCTTCCAGGCGGTCCGGCACCGCCTCGCGGAGACGCTGGTCGCGCTGGAGGGGGCCGAGGCGACGCTGCACGCCGCCGACACCGAGTTCGGGGCACTGCTGGCCAAGGCCGCGGCCGGCCAGGCCGCGCTCACCGCGGCCCGCCACTGCGGCCAAGTCCTCGGCGGCATCGGCTTCACCTCGGAGCACGACTTCCACCGCCACCTGAAGCGCGCGTACCTCCTGGACGGCCTGCTGGGCAGCTCGAAGGAGCTGACCCGCGAAGCGGGCGCGCACATCCGCGCGGAACGCAAGGCCCCGCGCCTGATGCACCTGTGA
- a CDS encoding branched-chain amino acid ABC transporter permease yields the protein MDQFITFGIVGLSTAAIYAIIGSGLVLTYTTTGVFNFAHGGAGMLAAFMYWQLTKGWGMPVWLALVICLLVLAPLFGLLVELIVRPVARLGEAERLVVTVALLSGFIASARWIWNPNLPRSLDEFFRNTKAVHIGSATLTWHQIITMLVAVAVAIGLRILLFNTRTGAEMRATVDDRALAGMNGADPVRANKIAWILGTQLAALGGILIAPKVSMDAQQLALLIVSAYAAAVFGRMKSLPMTFFGAIVVGCTESYLQGYLPQNEYLPGLRLAAPAILLLLVLLLFPHNRLKGKGERLGKVPLPSMVGTMYFALGTIIFGVILATVLNEASLITYGPIFSLGIVALSYVPLAGFAGQISLCQLSFAGIGAVVWAHVGDSGQVWALLVVMAVSAVVGAIVALPALRLSGVYLALGTVAFAFILDRWIFTLPNFELFGINFAFFEQGSVEVVGPDIFGYQPDSSKEMMILAAIVLGLATIGIAALRRSRFGRRLIASRDSEAAYATLGGNLLISRVLVFAFSAGIAGLGGAVYGMQQRSVTPEQFNLVAGLPLFLIAVVAGLGSVGTGFASGFMLTGPIFAMQSLAHWTHNLAALLPGLAGVGMGSNPDGVNTHFRNDWTPLLRSPIALPGALVTIAAGWLLKLNDVINGWTFLFGALVICMILQRWALNRANAAAAAPKSPEDLIPVEWWGIKRPFREEDKEVLARGIAGS from the coding sequence ATGGACCAATTCATAACGTTCGGGATCGTCGGGCTGAGCACCGCGGCGATCTACGCGATCATCGGCTCCGGGTTGGTGCTCACCTACACGACGACCGGCGTGTTCAACTTCGCCCACGGCGGGGCGGGCATGCTGGCGGCGTTCATGTACTGGCAGCTGACCAAAGGCTGGGGCATGCCCGTGTGGCTCGCCCTCGTCATCTGTCTGCTCGTACTCGCCCCCCTGTTCGGGCTCCTCGTCGAGCTCATCGTCAGACCGGTCGCCCGACTAGGCGAAGCGGAACGACTCGTTGTCACCGTCGCCCTCCTGAGCGGGTTCATCGCGAGCGCCCGGTGGATCTGGAATCCGAACCTCCCACGGTCGCTGGACGAGTTCTTCAGGAACACCAAAGCGGTCCACATCGGTTCGGCGACACTCACGTGGCACCAGATCATCACGATGCTGGTCGCGGTCGCGGTCGCGATCGGCCTGCGCATCCTGCTGTTCAACACCCGCACGGGTGCCGAGATGCGCGCGACCGTGGACGACCGGGCCCTCGCCGGCATGAACGGCGCCGACCCCGTCCGCGCCAACAAGATCGCCTGGATCCTCGGGACCCAGCTCGCGGCGCTCGGCGGCATCCTCATCGCCCCGAAGGTCAGCATGGACGCCCAGCAGCTCGCGCTGCTGATCGTCAGCGCCTACGCCGCCGCGGTCTTCGGCCGGATGAAGAGCCTGCCGATGACGTTCTTCGGCGCGATCGTCGTCGGCTGCACCGAGAGCTACCTCCAGGGCTACCTGCCGCAGAACGAGTACCTGCCGGGTCTGCGCCTCGCGGCGCCCGCGATCCTGCTGCTGCTGGTGCTGCTGCTCTTCCCGCACAACCGCCTCAAGGGCAAGGGTGAGCGGCTGGGCAAGGTCCCGCTGCCGAGCATGGTCGGCACGATGTACTTCGCGCTCGGCACGATCATCTTCGGCGTGATCCTCGCGACGGTCCTCAACGAGGCCTCGCTCATCACGTACGGCCCGATCTTCTCGCTCGGCATCGTGGCGCTCTCGTACGTGCCCCTCGCCGGTTTCGCGGGGCAGATCTCGCTGTGCCAGCTCAGTTTCGCCGGCATCGGCGCGGTGGTCTGGGCACACGTGGGCGACAGCGGGCAAGTGTGGGCGCTGCTGGTCGTGATGGCGGTGTCGGCGGTCGTCGGCGCGATCGTCGCGCTCCCGGCGCTGCGCCTGTCCGGCGTCTATCTGGCCCTGGGCACCGTCGCGTTCGCGTTCATCCTGGACCGGTGGATCTTCACGCTGCCGAACTTCGAGCTGTTCGGGATCAACTTCGCGTTCTTCGAGCAGGGCTCGGTCGAGGTGGTCGGACCCGACATCTTCGGCTACCAGCCCGACTCCTCGAAGGAGATGATGATCCTCGCGGCCATCGTCCTCGGCCTGGCCACGATCGGCATCGCCGCGCTGCGGCGCAGCCGGTTCGGGCGGCGGCTGATCGCGAGCCGCGACAGTGAGGCGGCGTACGCGACGCTCGGCGGGAACCTGCTGATCTCGCGCGTCCTGGTCTTCGCGTTCTCGGCCGGCATCGCCGGTCTGGGCGGCGCCGTGTACGGCATGCAGCAGCGGTCGGTCACCCCCGAGCAGTTCAACCTGGTCGCGGGCCTGCCGCTCTTCCTGATCGCCGTCGTCGCCGGCCTGGGATCCGTGGGTACCGGCTTCGCCTCGGGCTTCATGCTCACCGGCCCGATCTTCGCGATGCAATCGCTGGCACACTGGACGCACAACCTCGCGGCCCTGCTCCCCGGCCTCGCCGGTGTCGGTATGGGCAGCAACCCGGACGGTGTCAACACGCACTTCCGGAACGACTGGACACCGCTCCTACGGAGTCCGATCGCGCTGCCCGGCGCACTCGTGACGATCGCGGCAGGCTGGCTGCTCAAGCTGAACGACGTCATCAACGGCTGGACGTTCCTGTTCGGCGCGCTGGTCATCTGCATGATCCTGCAGAGGTGGGCGCTGAACCGGGCGAACGCCGCGGCAGCCGCGCCCAAGTCGCCGGAGGACCTGATCCCCGTCGAGTGGTGGGGCATCAAGCGTCCGTTCCGCGAGGAGGACAAGGAGGTGCTGGCCCGTGGCATCGCTGGAAGCTGA